The Halorhabdus sp. BNX81 genome includes a region encoding these proteins:
- a CDS encoding NADH-quinone oxidoreductase subunit D, producing MCAVQRTGRERRADWETVVEDLDGVIDRETHENAPGVVVRADAVAAVLEALRDSAGFDHCACVTGQEYDDRFETIYHLRRYDEPTRELSVVVPTSAENPVSQSGASVYETADWHEREIYDLLGIEYEGHPDLRRILLPETWQGHPLREGYDQTQSQVVTHRENVNPIADDHQQGPDTMLLNIGPHHPATHGVLHVQLTLDGETVVDAEPDIGYIHRCEEQMCQQGTYRHQIMPYPDRWDWGGGGLLNEWAYARTAEDLADIEVPEYAQVLRTMSAELSRMLSHFLAVGAYALDVIGDFTATFMYAIEDRERIQSLLEDLTGQRLMFNYFRLGGVAWDLPQPRDAFLESVREFLAYLPDRLAEYHDLLSANEILQLRTLDTGHLDPNVAKSYGVTGPVARGSGIDYDLRRDDPYGYYDELDWSVVTEDGCDNYARLLVRMRELEESASIVAQCVDLLEDWPAEDRTIQSNVPRTVRPEPDAETYRAVEAAKGELGIYIRSDGTDSPARFKIRGPSFSNLQALPEMATGEYIADFIATLGSLDTIMGEVDR from the coding sequence GGATCTCGATGGGGTAATCGACCGCGAGACCCACGAAAACGCGCCCGGGGTCGTCGTCCGAGCCGACGCCGTGGCTGCCGTCCTCGAAGCGCTCCGTGACAGCGCCGGGTTCGACCACTGTGCCTGCGTCACCGGCCAGGAGTACGACGACCGCTTCGAGACGATCTATCACCTCCGGCGGTACGACGAGCCGACTCGCGAACTCAGCGTCGTCGTTCCGACGAGTGCCGAGAATCCAGTGAGTCAGTCGGGCGCATCAGTGTACGAGACGGCCGACTGGCACGAGCGGGAGATCTATGATCTGCTGGGTATCGAGTACGAGGGGCACCCGGACCTCCGCCGAATTTTGCTCCCCGAGACCTGGCAGGGCCACCCGCTCCGAGAGGGATACGATCAGACCCAGTCGCAGGTCGTAACCCATCGGGAGAACGTCAACCCGATCGCCGATGACCACCAGCAAGGGCCGGACACGATGTTGCTCAACATCGGCCCCCACCACCCCGCGACTCACGGTGTGCTCCACGTCCAGTTGACCCTGGACGGCGAGACAGTCGTCGACGCCGAACCCGACATCGGCTACATCCACCGCTGTGAGGAACAAATGTGCCAGCAGGGCACCTATCGCCATCAGATCATGCCCTACCCCGACCGGTGGGACTGGGGCGGTGGGGGGCTGCTCAACGAATGGGCTTACGCCCGCACCGCCGAGGATCTGGCGGACATCGAGGTACCGGAATACGCCCAGGTCCTGCGGACGATGAGCGCTGAACTCTCACGGATGCTCAGCCACTTCCTCGCAGTGGGTGCCTACGCGCTGGACGTGATCGGGGACTTCACGGCGACGTTCATGTACGCGATCGAGGACCGCGAACGGATCCAGAGCCTGCTGGAGGATCTGACCGGCCAGCGGCTCATGTTCAACTACTTCCGGCTCGGCGGTGTCGCCTGGGATCTACCCCAGCCACGCGATGCATTTCTGGAGAGTGTCCGGGAGTTCCTCGCCTACCTACCGGACCGCCTGGCCGAATACCACGACCTCCTCAGTGCCAACGAGATCCTCCAGCTGCGGACGCTCGACACGGGACATCTCGACCCCAACGTCGCGAAGTCCTACGGCGTCACGGGGCCAGTCGCCCGCGGGTCGGGGATCGACTACGACCTCCGGCGGGACGATCCCTACGGCTACTACGACGAACTCGACTGGTCGGTCGTCACCGAGGACGGCTGTGACAACTACGCCCGCCTGCTGGTTCGGATGCGCGAACTCGAGGAGTCGGCGAGCATCGTCGCTCAGTGCGTCGATCTGCTCGAAGACTGGCCCGCCGAGGACCGGACGATCCAGTCGAACGTCCCCCGGACAGTTCGGCCCGAACCCGACGCCGAGACCTATCGGGCCGTCGAGGCTGCCAAAGGCGAACTCGGCATCTACATCCGCAGCGATGGGACGGACAGCCCGGCACGGTTCAAGATCCGCGGCCCCTCGTTCTCGAACCTCCAGGCCCTCCCCGAGATGGCCACCGGCGAGTACATCGCGGACTTCATCGCGACGCTCGGCAGTCTGGACACGATCATGGGGGAAGTCGATCGGTAA
- a CDS encoding MATE family efflux transporter, producing the protein MLDASREDIVSGSLSRVLVVLAAPLVVQNFALVAQEVVDLFWVGRLGGTAVAAVGLAAVFVGLLLVPFMMLFTGTQVITSQRVGAGDEAAARRVPFTGAALAMPLAAVVGVAVLVGAEPIVDRFTDEAQVATYAVAYLTAYIPALFTTSLSDTLEAGFTGWGQTRIALSVNAVAILVNVVVDPLLILGYGPFPRLEVFGAALATGIGYGVGALVAIAVVLHGREGFRLTADAVRPRLATAREVVTVGAPVAGQNLGRQLARLVVIAVVSFAGGAAGLAAYHLGSRVATVVFVPAQGLAQAATSVVGQNLGAAHFERARRTTWIAVVMAAVGLGVLGVVQWLFPEFIAHVFVPGMVGPDLTYTVAYLQILAYGYWALGAIYTVEAGFNGAGETKVSMVSTLAQYWAVRVPVAIVGVYVLTFDVTAVFWAITLSNVAAATWLLAYFVYTSRRGLFERAAEPQGAGEIEGENDGATAG; encoded by the coding sequence ATGCTTGATGCCTCACGGGAGGACATCGTCAGCGGGTCGCTCTCGCGCGTGCTGGTCGTGCTCGCTGCGCCGCTGGTCGTCCAGAACTTCGCCTTAGTCGCCCAGGAGGTCGTCGACCTGTTCTGGGTGGGGCGGCTGGGCGGGACGGCCGTCGCCGCGGTCGGCCTCGCCGCCGTTTTCGTCGGTCTGCTGTTGGTCCCGTTCATGATGCTCTTCACCGGGACGCAGGTCATCACCTCCCAGCGCGTCGGAGCTGGCGACGAAGCGGCCGCCCGGCGGGTGCCGTTTACCGGTGCTGCCCTCGCGATGCCCCTCGCTGCCGTCGTCGGCGTTGCCGTCCTCGTCGGGGCCGAACCGATCGTCGATCGCTTCACCGACGAGGCCCAGGTCGCGACGTACGCGGTCGCGTACCTGACGGCCTACATCCCCGCCCTCTTCACCACGTCGCTGTCGGACACCCTCGAAGCCGGTTTCACCGGCTGGGGCCAGACGCGGATCGCGCTGTCCGTCAACGCCGTCGCGATCCTCGTCAACGTCGTGGTGGATCCGCTACTCATCCTCGGGTATGGCCCGTTCCCACGCCTGGAAGTGTTCGGCGCGGCACTTGCGACGGGTATCGGCTACGGCGTCGGTGCACTGGTCGCCATCGCGGTCGTCCTCCACGGTCGGGAGGGGTTCCGGCTCACCGCCGACGCTGTCAGACCTCGCCTCGCGACCGCTCGCGAGGTCGTCACTGTCGGCGCGCCGGTCGCGGGCCAGAATCTCGGTCGGCAACTCGCCCGCCTCGTCGTGATCGCGGTGGTCTCATTTGCAGGGGGCGCGGCGGGCCTGGCGGCCTACCACCTCGGCTCACGCGTCGCGACCGTCGTCTTCGTTCCGGCCCAGGGTCTCGCTCAGGCGGCGACCAGCGTTGTCGGCCAGAACCTCGGCGCCGCACACTTCGAACGCGCCCGGCGGACGACCTGGATCGCCGTCGTCATGGCCGCGGTCGGCCTGGGCGTTCTCGGCGTCGTCCAGTGGCTCTTTCCCGAGTTCATCGCCCACGTCTTCGTGCCGGGGATGGTGGGGCCGGATCTCACATACACCGTCGCGTACCTCCAGATCCTGGCCTACGGCTACTGGGCGCTGGGGGCGATCTACACCGTCGAGGCCGGGTTCAACGGCGCGGGCGAGACGAAGGTCAGCATGGTCTCGACGCTGGCCCAGTACTGGGCGGTGCGGGTTCCGGTTGCCATTGTCGGCGTCTACGTCCTCACCTTCGACGTCACGGCCGTCTTCTGGGCAATCACGCTCTCGAACGTCGCGGCCGCCACCTGGCTGCTTGCGTACTTCGTCTACACCAGCCGCCGGGGATTGTTCGAACGCGCCGCCGAGCCACAGGGGGCGGGTGAGATCGAGGGGGAAAACGACGGTGCTACGGCCGGGTGA